A genomic segment from Amygdalobacter nucleatus encodes:
- a CDS encoding alpha/beta hydrolase family protein — MNRVENLRKFTYLSNPKTNSDQSLAAFVVSNCDLDNDRYKNKIYTFNGTELRPLTEAGEEASFCFEDAENILFKSPSKNRYQNDKAKDTQAPCSHYFRIAVDGGEASYAFSIPLAVDQLLPLNERNKFLVLASYDIDLPDLWQKDEAEQNAIMEKRNKPRRPHIINEIPFQANGQGYLYGKRSALFMFDALTKELELIGSDYPNYVINWITLNPSKTKAAFAATPYTGDDKFRWQPFARLYELDLQSEIITPLYEKLDQQLGDGFYIETVDQNGKATGEEELVLISSDTLAYGINQNNHFYLYDRTAKDLHKLSDYEIIYGSSVGSDVCLGYHATSYQTDSTVYNLIETKGYSSKLTAFSFVKEEGQKLPSLKQETLVNKEGACLAAFKLNIDTDTVLAANDCAALDAESETDSTCDFNSTSQCQASDITCTCADSNAANTACNCAKDCLFVIGLYGQELNELYLVTNPTNLIRLTYFNDHANLELTAIKPEKLTYTSPYDQSEMTGFVLLPPDFESGKLASYPLIMDIHGGPKTVYGTTYYHEMQVWANLGFVVCFTNPHGSDGYGNDFADIRGAYGNCDFDDLMAFLDCVLARYKEVDQARLGVTGGSYGGFMTNWIITHTDCFKVACSQRSISNWLSFYGTSDIGYYFATDQNKVKGLTLPEQAILWEHSPLKHINNAVTPTLFIHSDSDYRCPLEQGMQMHTALLALGVTSKLCIFPGENHELSRSGKPQAREWRLNLMTHWFLKYLQADKVDLINEFAKKIE; from the coding sequence TTCACATATCTCTCTAATCCCAAGACTAACTCCGACCAAAGCTTAGCTGCCTTTGTCGTGAGTAACTGTGATTTGGATAATGATCGTTACAAAAACAAAATTTACACTTTTAACGGCACAGAACTTCGGCCACTCACGGAAGCTGGCGAAGAAGCAAGTTTCTGTTTTGAAGATGCTGAAAATATCTTGTTCAAAAGTCCAAGCAAAAACCGTTATCAAAACGACAAAGCCAAAGACACACAAGCGCCTTGCAGCCACTATTTCAGAATCGCTGTTGATGGTGGCGAAGCTAGCTATGCTTTCAGCATTCCACTTGCTGTTGACCAATTATTGCCTTTGAACGAGCGTAACAAATTCTTAGTCTTAGCCTCTTATGACATTGATCTACCAGATCTTTGGCAGAAGGATGAAGCTGAGCAGAATGCAATCATGGAGAAGCGCAATAAACCAAGACGCCCGCACATAATTAATGAAATACCGTTCCAAGCAAACGGCCAGGGCTATCTCTACGGCAAACGCTCCGCTTTATTCATGTTCGATGCTCTAACCAAAGAACTTGAATTAATCGGATCTGATTATCCAAATTATGTGATCAACTGGATTACCTTGAATCCAAGCAAAACCAAGGCCGCCTTTGCTGCCACTCCATACACGGGCGATGACAAATTTCGTTGGCAGCCATTTGCTAGACTTTATGAATTAGATTTGCAAAGTGAAATCATCACGCCTCTATATGAAAAGTTAGATCAGCAATTAGGCGATGGCTTCTATATCGAAACTGTCGATCAAAATGGCAAAGCTACAGGCGAAGAAGAACTTGTTTTAATTTCAAGCGATACGCTTGCGTATGGTATCAATCAAAACAATCACTTCTATCTCTACGATCGCACAGCTAAAGATTTACACAAGCTTTCTGACTACGAAATTATATACGGCAGCAGTGTTGGTTCCGATGTCTGCTTAGGCTATCATGCCACAAGTTACCAAACAGACAGCACAGTCTACAATTTAATCGAAACTAAAGGTTATAGTTCAAAGCTCACAGCTTTCAGCTTTGTGAAAGAAGAAGGTCAAAAGTTACCAAGCTTAAAACAAGAAACTCTCGTTAATAAAGAGGGCGCTTGCTTAGCTGCATTCAAGCTTAATATCGACACTGATACAGTTTTGGCTGCTAATGATTGTGCCGCTTTAGATGCTGAAAGTGAAACAGATTCAACTTGTGACTTTAACAGCACTTCTCAATGCCAAGCTTCAGATATTACTTGTACTTGTGCTGATTCAAATGCAGCAAATACAGCATGTAATTGTGCGAAAGACTGCTTATTCGTCATCGGTTTGTATGGCCAAGAACTCAACGAGCTCTATCTCGTTACAAATCCAACTAATTTAATTCGCTTGACTTACTTCAACGATCACGCCAACTTAGAATTAACAGCTATTAAACCCGAAAAGCTCACCTACACAAGCCCTTATGATCAATCTGAAATGACAGGCTTTGTGCTCTTACCACCTGATTTTGAAAGTGGTAAATTAGCTAGCTATCCACTAATTATGGATATTCACGGTGGCCCTAAGACAGTTTACGGCACAACTTACTACCATGAAATGCAAGTTTGGGCTAACTTAGGCTTTGTCGTCTGCTTTACAAACCCACACGGTTCAGACGGTTATGGCAATGACTTTGCCGATATTCGCGGCGCTTACGGTAACTGTGACTTTGACGATCTCATGGCCTTCCTAGATTGTGTCCTAGCTAGGTACAAAGAAGTTGACCAAGCTCGTTTAGGCGTTACTGGTGGTTCTTACGGTGGTTTCATGACAAACTGGATCATCACCCACACTGACTGCTTCAAAGTCGCTTGTAGTCAGCGTTCCATCTCGAACTGGCTGTCTTTCTACGGTACAAGTGATATTGGCTATTACTTTGCAACTGATCAGAACAAAGTTAAAGGTCTCACTTTACCAGAACAAGCCATTCTCTGGGAACATTCACCATTGAAGCATATCAACAACGCTGTTACGCCAACTCTCTTTATCCACTCTGATTCTGATTACCGTTGTCCACTTGAACAAGGTATGCAGATGCATACAGCTTTGCTAGCTTTGGGTGTTACGAGTAAGCTCTGCATTTTCCCAGGCGAAAATCACGAGTTATCCAGAAGCGGTAAGCCACAAGCTAGAGAATGGCGGCTCAATCTAATGACACATTGGTTCTTAAAGTACTTGCAAGCAGATAAAGTTGATTTAATCAATGAATTTGCCAAAAAAATTGAATAA
- a CDS encoding isochorismatase family protein: MSELIKEIPTIVTSKETNFSLETQNDFYAQRLNPEHVAFLCIDLQEKIMPAMAENEAILQQNIKFLKICAFFKLPVIYTQQYPKGLGATKPEILAEIKACEAAGCPIFTFDKTRMSVLTGNLGLFLRQNHIKQLIVAGVESHVCVYQSCRDFLAEGYTVFVPEDMTSSRQLKHKQTALHLLEKLGATVSNLEMLMFDLLQDSKHPNFKACQALIK, from the coding sequence ATGAGTGAACTAATTAAAGAAATACCGACCATTGTCACCAGTAAGGAAACTAATTTCAGCTTAGAAACGCAAAATGACTTTTATGCGCAACGTCTAAATCCAGAACATGTCGCTTTTTTGTGTATCGATTTACAAGAAAAGATCATGCCAGCCATGGCTGAAAACGAAGCTATTTTGCAACAGAACATCAAATTCTTGAAAATCTGTGCCTTCTTCAAATTGCCCGTTATCTATACACAGCAATACCCAAAGGGTCTTGGTGCAACAAAGCCTGAAATTCTAGCTGAAATTAAGGCTTGCGAAGCTGCTGGCTGCCCAATTTTCACTTTTGATAAGACACGCATGAGTGTCTTAACCGGCAATCTCGGTTTGTTCCTCCGCCAGAATCATATTAAACAATTAATTGTCGCTGGTGTTGAAAGCCATGTCTGCGTTTACCAAAGCTGCCGTGACTTCTTGGCTGAAGGATACACTGTCTTTGTGCCAGAGGATATGACAAGTTCTCGTCAGCTCAAGCATAAACAAACAGCTCTTCACCTCTTGGAGAAGCTCGGAGCAACTGTCAGCAATCTAGAAATGTTGATGTTTGACCTTCTGCAAGATTCTAAGCATCCAAATTTCAAAGCTTGCCAAGCGCTGATTAAGTAG